The Cryptomeria japonica chromosome 9, Sugi_1.0, whole genome shotgun sequence DNA segment TTCGAACTATATAAGCAGATTGTGGTCATCCATTAGCATATCGAAGACTACATCCTACAGCAGATTGTGTATATCATTCTTCAGCATATCGTGTTCATCTTCAGCAGTCCGATCTCTTCTTCAGCAGATCACATTCATAATGGAGGTTGAACTCATACTATATTTTATTGGAAGCTTGGGCTGCATTAACTGTGATCTATAAGCTAGAGGGAGTAAAAACTGCCACTTTAAAAGGAAAATGAAGCAGAAGTGCTTGTTTGAACAGCACAAGTGAAAGCAGAGTTCTCTGGTTTAGCAAAGCTAGTTGTTCCTAACTGGCATCATAATCATTTAGTTTTTGATTTTGTAATATTGGGGAAGAATGACTCCCCTTTTAACCTGGGAAGGATGACAGAGCTCACTGTGTTACATTAATACACACAGTTATAAGCTTTCCACTTATGCTGCTGGCTCTTGCTGTATCCAAGTCCTTCCAGCATTTTTCCCACCATTTAGGTGCAAAGGGTACCTGCAGTCCAAAACACCCTAATCAGTTAGATTTTATTGTTTTTCTGTTAAATTATTAAATATGCTTTTGGACAAAATACATCAACCATATAATTTCATGGAATTGGACTTTGCAATTCTTCTGCCATTGTGTAGACAGGAATCATATTGAGATTCCTAAGGAGGCTTACTAAACAAAGTTGATTTCTATTGAGCACAAACTATCTTTTTCTGCGAGGTAATCATTTGATCACTTTCAGAGTTTATTATTACTCTTTAGTCTTATTTTGGTAGAAACTTGAAAGTGTGTAGATCCTGATGCTGGATATTTGCCATTGAAAGATGGCTTCAGCAATTTGATTTTCCGTAGCTCCTTTATCTTGACCCTTGAGGTGGCTCTTTTTGTTAGCGTATGAGTTAAGCTTGCTCAGGAGTGCTAAGGGTTATGTGTCTATTCTTAGCCATGTGTTATTTTTAGACACCCATTTACTTTTTCAAACTAGTTCTAAATTAAGTGGTTACATGCCTATTTTTAGGCATCACCATTTTTAGACATCTGTTACTTTATATGCACTCCATATTGTGAGTTAATTCATTGATCCATTCAAGTATTGCTTTGCATATTTTGTATTTTCAATCTCATAGTAAGAGTGTGCATTTGTTTATCTTATGTGGCTTGTCATTATGGGCATTCATTCCAGTGATCTTGGTGATTTCTACTTGGTATTAGAGCTGTTTTGGAATTTGGGGTTGGTTTGTTTATTTTCTCTGGGTTATTTTTTGAAAACATTAGTGTATGCATACTTTCATTGTCGATTTTTTTATTGGAAGCATATTGTTTGCATCAGATTTGCATCTTTTGCACGTCAAACAAGAAAAAACTTTTTGGGCTTTGTTTGTAGCAGCAAAACACCTTTTTGGTATTTGTTAGTTTTTGCAGATACTAAGCAGATCTTGCAAAAAGCTTGTCAAAATAGAATGGCACAACTATTTTCTTGCAAGCCAAAGTTTGAATTCACATCATGATTTCATCTTCTGCAAGTTGGGAAGAAAAATGTTTTCTAGGTTTTGATCACAATGTCGAAAAACTTTGTGGGTATTTGTTAGCTTTTGCATACACAAGTAGATTTTGTGAAAACTAAATCAGAAATGTCCCAAAGTCATTgttgacaaaaaaataaaatattttaataccaTTTGATTGATTACTCGAAATCAAGTGCTATTTTCTTCAAaagttcatattttttattttccaaTTCATTGGACCTACTTGCATTGTAAACAACACTAaatttataaagtgccaaaatcctTTGGGCTTTTAATATTTAGTCAAGAGGGGGTGTTTTGTGTCTTGTGCGCTTTGTACATGCTCATCCTTATATTCACTCTCATCATCTTCCCTCATCACTCCTTCGAATGATTGGGGCATCTCCCCTAATCTAATCATCTTCTTCTAagcactatgttttattcttctttgaaatgatgctatCTATCATAACACaatcttaaagaggggcaaaatgtagacacctaaaattgaccatTTACATTTGATCCATTTATCCCTAATTTGTATTGTCATCCTAATCCATGATAATTTGATCCATTTaataatctattatttaattaatattccttATTTTTGTTTTCATCCTAATCCgttttcctttattttcttgaGTCCTAGCCTAAGGTAAATAATTAATTGTAATTATTTATCTACAGCTATTCTACCTCACCCTTCTAtcccataaattaaataaataaaacacatttatttatttaatccaactCACTTGTCACATCTGCCATCACTTTTTATTACTCTTGTAATCCTCATCTAATCCTCCATCAAGCATTTGCACACACTTAACCCTTGAGTGAGGTCAACCTTTGCCCATCAAATCATGCTTTCACTTGCATCATGTTTGCGATCTTAGGAGTGTATTTGCCTCAAAATTCATGCTTTTACCCAAATGTTTGTGCTTTTGTTCAAATGTTCGATCATTCACATTAGGATTCATGTATTTGCCTTAGGATTAGTGCATTCACCTAAATGTTTGTGCATTTGCCTTAATTTTTGCGCATTCGCTATAGGATTCACATATTTGTCCAAATGCTTGCGCTTTTGACCAAATGTTTGCACATTTGCCTTAGGATTCACACGTTTGCCTTAATGTTTGCCCATTCGCCTTAACATTTGTGCATTCACTTGAACATTTGCTCATTCATCTTAGTACAGTTGgggttggcaattgacactcatccggtggcttttgatggttgattattggtttacggttgtcattgatggcaactcttcatgagattcccatctGGTAATCACGGATCTTGATTTCCGGAAGAGGATGTCAACCGGTAGCTAGATAACtggtattttaggttgaacaaaGCAGTTTTAGTCTAAaagctttccggtgattgtggTGTCATGAATCGTGTATGGGATGATTGAgccgacatagagacatcattttatcattgttttggtgatccacatttaccTTAGGTGATCCAGTCAAGCCGACATATGACTACACGTCACATTAGCAcgctgacttgataaatgatctattttgtgattgcggatatataagactggtGTGGGAGATCTTTTTGATGgatggtatgattgtatgcgagcgagtggtgatcgagaatccgtTTTGGCggagtttcacgtgcgcattcttgatctggtaggtGACTGAGACAGAGAACAGAGCAAAACAACAGAGGTGATACAGTCAGTATCTTTGGCActcaaccggaactcatccaggcattgtagatgctattttggagttcatttgctctaattcatcattgtaatcaatcagtaagacagtgagccttctggggttgtagcccttattgtatttgagcagtgagatatAGGCAGTGTGCATGAACGCCTGTgtattccccatattgtaatattgtttttctactggccatagtggaataatattgtgggttcaaatcccaccgtgatttttcccatttgggattccacgtaaaaattctggtgttatgattttgtggttgtttgttttatgttcctgcatttcagtttcatgtttatgcttctgggggtttaaagttaagtcagaaaatttgctaaccggtagatcactgattcaccccccctctcagtgatccctgattccaacagttGGGGAGTGTCTTTGAGCGGATTCACCTGACTAGGTGCGCTTTTGCTTGTTTGTGAGTTGTTTTTACCTTTCTTTGGTAGGATTTTATTGGTAGCGGATTCACCTTTATATAATCACTTTCGCCTATTTGTAGATTGAATTTGTCGAAATAGAAATAGATTTTCCTAGTTGGACTTGCAAATTTGCTAAAGTTAACAAAGGCCAAATTTTGATCAGTAGATCCATGACTTGGGTTCCTCTGGGTTTGCCAAAATTTTGTGCATTTAATTTGCGTCAATGTGAATTTTCTAGCTATTTAAACCAAACAACACAAATAACAATAAACACTCAAATTAGGCATCAAAGACCCAAACAACATAGAAACAAACCAAACTATACTATGTCATGTCTACCATTGCAATGGTTTGCCCAAAATAGACGATTGTATGTGTGCGTATGGCATAAATTTGTAAGCGTAACAACACTCAGCAATAACATGGAGCCTTTTACCCTCAGCCATCGCTGTGACTGAACTTGCACAATGCAACCACTGAGCCAACTGAATTTGCAGACTGAAGTAGATGTACAACACATAAAGGCAAGTGAAAAATACCAATCCATAGCTGTTATAAAATAGGAtccaaccaaattttttttgccACTCTATAGCTAGCACTAGCAGGACAAGTTTCATGTGCATAGAAATCACGTTAAAATTGAAGGAGGCAATAGATCATGACCATTTTGTACACCTGGATGATAAATGTGCTCATCATTAGATAGGGAGGACAAAATAAAATTGAAGTGAAAAGGCTATTCCTAAAGAGTGATTCTATCATAACTGGGCTTAAAAAAAACCCCATGCTTACCTTTGGATGAATTTGCGTTTCTATCTCCCAATAAGAGGCAACTGGACTGAATGTAGATGAGAATGGAGTTAGGATAAAACTTCATTAGCTAACCTGTCTGCCACGTTATTGGATTCTTTAAAGCGATAAGGGAATACAATATTTTTAAGATGGCCCCCAATTACCAAACATTCCCACAATTCTTTTGAGCTTCCAATCCTTAAGCAAACTATTTTGCAGCTATTAATAACAATTTGAGAGTCCTCAACTTCTAGAGTTTTACATTGAGACAATGCTGCAAATTCAAACCTTAGAACCGAGAAAGAAAGATCCTCCTTTAAGAAAAGATCCCTGGGGATCTTAAAACAACCTCTGCACCAGCAAAGCCAGGGTCGCACTGAGATGAGCAATCAAAATTCAACTTGACAGAACTTACTTTAGTTACTTTTATCCAACCCTAATCCAATTAGCTTTCCTATATATATATAGGAACTAAGTTAGGTATATAGTTTATGTATTCAAACGTTGAAATAGACAGTTTCATTGTCTAATGATAGCCTGGAGGAGTATcctccaagcatctgcaaaattTACGACTTTATAGATTGCATATTGAACTAGAACTAGAAATATCTTCATGAAAATTTTATGATATGCAAATTAGTAGGCAGTGGACACCTATTTCTTTTTGGTGGCATAAAAACAAAGACTATACGTTCAAGATTTGAAGCAGCTAATACCATACCTGCTGAGATATTTCTACATGATTGTGGAAGCTAAGAAGCTTGTTTTCAActttaaataatcatattaagataCAAGTTTATCTTACATTCTCTTTTTGATGTTATGCTGCTTGTTCTGATGTTCAGGTGCTTTGATATCTTTGCTCCAGAGGAACAGGCTATCTTGAGGAAGTACAGagagcaaaattttgcagagaaacgACTTGTATATTCTGAAAGGAGAATTATTGGAAAATGTCCGTTAACTCCAGAGGAGGTACTCACCTCCTCTccatttctctctttctttcttgtgcAACTTCCCTTTATATATATGTCATTTGCTGTGTGTGTTTTGTTTTTGGCCTCCAAAGGTAACTACTGttttttcattattttaaaattttctaaagcactaAATGCTTCAAAAGCTTTGCCATTGGGGAAAGAGATTAGATTTAAAAGCTTTTGCCAATGGGGAAATAGGCTAGAGGGTTAAAAACCCAAAGCAGCAAATTAAATTCATCATCCTGCTCCCCTACTAACAAATGCTTACAATTAGAGTTGCATGTGTGCTGAGTGGCCCCCTTGCCTTTGTAATTTTTACCAACATGCATGAAGGAAAAAATGTTATTACTGTAAAACATACTTAATGAGGAAATTACAAATACTAGTCACCATGAGATGCCTAAAAGCACACACAGGTAAAATCCCAGTTAATGTTGACACTTAACCTGTTAATATGCATATTAATCATTCATCAACCTAGATATGCAATCATAAATGCCGTCCCATGTAACCTACACAGGCCACATAAAATTTGTAGAACCAGAAAGGTCTCATTCTATTGATAGAGACCTGCATCTAGAGTTCATTATTTTTCCAACTTAGGCCATGctctttaatttatatttttttaagtaATTCTTAAGATTAATGTGGAGATCTTGATCTTCTTTGCAACTCATCTGTGGACATATTGAAAATTTCAGGTTGGCCTTATACTTAATGCCATGGGATTTGATAATTCAACTCGCATATATTTGGCTGCTGGCGAACTATTTGGTGGTCAACGTTTCATGAAGCCCTTGCATGCCTTGTTTCCTCACCTGGAAAATCGGAGCACAGTCGCCTCTGCTAAGGATTTGGCAGCAGTAAAAGCAGATGGAAGGGGGTTACTGGGCCCTGCAGTTGATTACATGGTCTGTCTTCTTTCGGACATATTCATGCCAACATATGATGGTCCTAGTAACTTTGCCAATAATTTATTGGGACACCGTCTATATTATGGTTTTCGGTCCACCATTCAACCTGATAGAAAAGCACTGGCTCCAATTTTTATTGATCGTGAGAGATCCCGCACTCGGAACTTCGAAGCCCTGGTGAGGCTAGTAATGCAGAAGACACCATTTGGTGGTCCACACAAGCGGATTCATCCAGAGTCATTTTATACAAATCCGTGGCCTGAATGTTTCTGCCAAATTTCTACAGAGAGTGTTGAGCATAAGTGTCCTACCATAAAATTCATGGAAGTTGTGAAAAATCAATCCTCTGATATAAATGGTCTGGATGTGTTGTCCACTAAAAGTCTTTTGAATCATTCTTTGGATGGAAAATCAATTATGCACGGTGCATAATTGATCTAGGATGGATTAGTTTTTTTGTTAACTCAGCACTCATTGTGCTCCACTAACAACGTTtaacaatttgaaaaatatatctTCATCAAATGCCCATTGCTTTACTATATTCACTATTGGAATTTTGTAAAGGATGCTTTATCAATCAGTTATTCTTAGGATTCTTTCAAGTGATCGATGATGTAAATGGTTCTTCTAAACATGTTTCCTGGGAATCATATACATTTCACCAAGTCTTAATGATCATATATAATGATGGCTTTGCAGGTATTTATGATGTTGACCACtttatcaaatctcttaaacatGATGCAAAGGTTGTATGGAGTTCACCAGAAATGCCAGTGACTGGGAAGAAGAATTTTTTTAAGCCTTTCCAGGCACACAAGTCAAATTATGGATACTCATGATAAAATGTATCTTCGTTATTTAACTAAATGCTGTCATGCTTATATTGCATGTAAATAAAAGAACAGTTTAGTTTCCTTTGCCCTGCAGTTTCATCCACCAAGAGACGCTCCCCCAAGTTTGTATGAAACAGTTAAATTGGAGAAGATAAAAGAGCATGGTGATGTATATCCTACTCCATTTTCACATCATTTGGCAGAGGAGTTGACAATGCTGAATAACAGAGATTGAGATGCAGAGTAAACTAT contains these protein-coding regions:
- the LOC131038674 gene encoding O-fucosyltransferase 1 isoform X3 — encoded protein: MDVGILWTGAPSDGWRPSSAPRSYWPPPPKESNGYLVVRCNGGLNQQRSAICNAVLAARIMNATLVLPELDTNSFWHDKSGFAGVYDVDHFIKSLKYDVKVVQSLPEVPVTGKKKKKMKPFQLRPPRDAPPSWYETVALEKMKEHGAVYLTPFSHRLAEEIDNAEYQRLRCRVNYHALRFKEDVMKLSTSIVNRLRLEGHFMAIHLRFEMDMLSFAGCFDIFAPEEQAILRKYREQNFAEKRLVYSERRIIGKCPLTPEEVGLILNAMGFDNSTRIYLAAGELFGGQRFMKPLHALFPHLENRSTVASAKDLAAVKADGRGLLGPAVDYMVCLLSDIFMPTYDGPSNFANNLLGHRLYYGFRSTIQPDRKALAPIFIDRERSRTRNFEALVRLVMQKTPFGGPHKRIHPESFYTNPWPECFCQISTESVEHKCPTIKFMEVVKNQSSDINGLDVLSTKSLLNHSLDGKSIMHGA